The Spirochaetae bacterium HGW-Spirochaetae-1 genome includes a region encoding these proteins:
- a CDS encoding prevent-host-death protein — translation MTLTITANDLKTKGISILNEETSEGDEVIITVRGKNKYVILPMEKYNYLRECELEAALHESRKDIKEGKVFKESVEKHIKRITRG, via the coding sequence ATGACACTAACAATAACAGCAAATGACCTGAAAACTAAAGGAATATCCATTTTAAATGAGGAAACTTCTGAAGGCGATGAAGTTATCATAACCGTAAGAGGGAAAAACAAATATGTTATTCTTCCAATGGAAAAGTACAATTATTTAAGAGAATGTGAATTAGAAGCAGCATTACATGAATCAAGAAAAGATATTAAAGAAGGAAAAGTCTTTAAAGAGTCAGTTGAAAAACATATAAAGAGAATTACTCGTGGCTGA
- a CDS encoding long-chain fatty acid--CoA ligase: MYKYHKPDNLVDLFEDAVRKWPENNLFGKINKAGAIDWLTYSQIGERVDNFRSGLAQLGVTKNDAVGIIADNRPEWAVGAFAAYGLGATYILMYEAELQSTWKYIIGDSAVKVLIVANKKIHDMVKDFTAEIPSLRHIIVIDSDEDNSMAALEKAGKEKPVASIKPDPYDVAALVYTSGTTGEPKGVELTHGNFTSNARGGFLLYPDQGREDARSVSILPWAHSFGQTAELYNFFQFGGSIVFMRSVKTLGEDIAISKPTVIVAVPRVFNKIYDGLWARMNETGGLPKKLFVMGVDSARKKRLLAKDGKSSLITNIAFYIANKIVFSKIRRGFGGRLEGAMTASATMNPEISNFFFDIGIPVYDCYGLSETSPGVTMSCPSAYRIGSVGRAMEDVRVVIDTSKGDPVIGDGEIVVYGPNVMKCYHNKPEATKAVMTDDGGFCTGDRGRIDEDGYLHITGRIKEQYKLENGKYVFPASLEEDIRLIPVVANAMIYGEGREYNTCIVVPDFVVLEKYAREKNISTDPDELVSNAEIQKMIIDEIKALLQKKYGGYEIPRKFSFISEDFTLENGMLTQTMKLKRRVVMDKYREQIEAMY; this comes from the coding sequence ATGTATAAATATCACAAACCGGATAATCTTGTGGATCTCTTTGAAGATGCTGTCAGGAAATGGCCGGAGAACAATCTTTTCGGAAAAATCAATAAAGCCGGCGCCATCGACTGGCTGACATATAGCCAGATCGGCGAGAGAGTCGACAACTTCAGGTCTGGGCTTGCCCAGCTTGGTGTCACTAAAAATGACGCTGTGGGCATTATTGCCGATAACCGTCCCGAATGGGCCGTTGGTGCTTTTGCCGCCTATGGCCTGGGTGCGACATATATTCTTATGTATGAAGCGGAATTGCAGTCGACCTGGAAATATATTATCGGCGACAGCGCGGTGAAAGTGCTCATCGTTGCGAATAAAAAAATTCATGATATGGTTAAGGACTTTACGGCGGAAATCCCCTCATTGCGACACATTATTGTAATCGACAGCGACGAGGATAACAGCATGGCCGCGCTGGAGAAAGCCGGAAAAGAAAAACCCGTGGCGTCCATAAAGCCCGATCCCTATGATGTGGCGGCCCTTGTCTATACATCCGGTACGACCGGTGAGCCCAAGGGTGTTGAGCTCACCCACGGAAATTTTACCAGCAACGCACGCGGAGGATTTCTTCTTTATCCCGATCAGGGACGTGAGGACGCGAGGAGCGTGTCAATACTGCCCTGGGCCCATTCTTTCGGACAGACGGCGGAGCTCTATAATTTTTTTCAATTCGGCGGATCGATCGTGTTCATGCGGTCGGTGAAAACTCTTGGTGAAGATATCGCCATCAGCAAGCCCACGGTTATCGTCGCCGTGCCCCGCGTATTCAATAAGATATATGACGGGCTCTGGGCTCGAATGAATGAAACCGGAGGCCTGCCGAAAAAATTGTTCGTCATGGGTGTTGATAGCGCCAGGAAAAAACGGCTGCTCGCGAAAGATGGTAAATCCAGCCTCATAACCAATATTGCATTTTACATTGCCAATAAAATCGTGTTCAGTAAAATCCGCCGGGGCTTCGGCGGAAGACTCGAGGGGGCCATGACCGCCAGCGCGACCATGAATCCCGAGATATCCAATTTCTTCTTCGATATCGGCATTCCCGTTTACGACTGCTACGGCCTGAGCGAAACCTCGCCGGGCGTCACGATGAGCTGCCCATCGGCCTATCGTATCGGCAGCGTCGGCCGCGCCATGGAGGATGTGCGCGTGGTCATTGATACGAGCAAGGGAGATCCGGTGATCGGTGACGGAGAGATTGTTGTCTATGGGCCTAACGTTATGAAGTGTTATCATAACAAGCCCGAGGCTACGAAGGCTGTCATGACCGACGACGGCGGATTCTGTACCGGCGACAGGGGCCGGATTGACGAGGACGGGTACCTGCACATCACCGGGCGTATCAAGGAACAGTACAAGCTGGAGAACGGCAAATATGTCTTTCCCGCGTCGCTGGAAGAGGATATCCGCCTGATCCCCGTAGTGGCCAACGCAATGATCTACGGGGAGGGAAGGGAATACAATACGTGCATAGTGGTTCCCGATTTCGTCGTCCTGGAAAAATATGCCAGGGAAAAAAATATCTCTACGGACCCCGATGAACTGGTATCGAATGCCGAAATCCAGAAAATGATCATCGATGAAATCAAAGCGTTGCTGCAGAAGAAATACGGCGGATATGAAATTCCCAGGAAATTCAGTTTTATCAGCGAAGACTTCACCCTTGAGAACGGCATGCTCACACAGACCATGAAACTGAAGCGAAGAGTCGTGATGGACAAGTACCGGGAACAAATAGAAGCCATGTATTGA
- a CDS encoding serine dehydratase subunit alpha family protein, which translates to MTYSIKDILRFEVAPALGCTEPSAVALCAAAAASLLKEKDGLQSLEILVDPNIFKNGMAVAIPGCNGLCGIDMAALLGAIGGDPYRKLEVLEPVSGEHIRKAEVLRNRRAVSVEVRPATGKLYIRARIRTSNEEAEAVIENLHDRITFLKLDGSLLPDHKLLCIGSESSANPEKIEEWLRTLTLEGLVSLLQELDEEDEAFLMEGVRFNTRLAEHGLAFASGMGVGAAFERLVCEGLLKKDMVLAARILTSGASDARMGGVKLPAMSSAGSGNHGLTAILPIWAVKSFIEVEDGDRVMKAIALSHLVTAYIKAHTGRLSALCGCSVAAGAGATAGITYLMGGSVRHMASAIKNLVSDLAGVICDGAKAACSLKLATAAGTAVQSALFSLHGVGVQPTDGIIALTPEGTMKNIGTISTEGMIEMDRTVLKIMLEKQFDGYVHG; encoded by the coding sequence ATGACATACAGTATCAAGGACATCCTGCGTTTTGAAGTAGCTCCTGCTCTGGGCTGTACTGAACCCAGCGCTGTTGCCCTCTGCGCTGCGGCCGCGGCGAGTCTTCTGAAGGAAAAGGACGGCCTTCAGTCATTGGAGATACTTGTAGACCCGAACATTTTTAAAAACGGGATGGCAGTGGCAATTCCGGGATGCAACGGATTGTGCGGAATCGATATGGCGGCCCTTCTGGGAGCCATAGGGGGCGATCCATACAGAAAGCTGGAAGTGCTGGAGCCGGTGAGCGGAGAACATATCCGGAAGGCGGAAGTTCTCAGAAACCGGAGGGCAGTCAGCGTTGAGGTGAGGCCCGCGACTGGTAAACTCTACATCCGGGCGCGTATCCGTACTTCGAATGAAGAGGCCGAAGCAGTCATTGAGAACCTTCATGACCGTATTACTTTCCTTAAGCTCGACGGCTCTCTCCTCCCGGACCACAAACTCCTTTGCATAGGGAGTGAAAGCAGCGCGAACCCTGAAAAAATCGAGGAATGGCTGCGCACGCTCACCCTGGAAGGACTCGTGTCCCTTTTGCAGGAACTGGATGAAGAGGACGAGGCTTTTCTTATGGAAGGAGTGCGTTTCAACACACGCCTGGCGGAACACGGCCTTGCTTTTGCTTCCGGAATGGGCGTGGGAGCCGCCTTTGAGCGTCTGGTGTGCGAGGGTCTTTTGAAAAAGGACATGGTCCTTGCCGCACGGATTCTCACATCAGGTGCTTCGGACGCCCGCATGGGGGGAGTGAAACTTCCTGCCATGAGTTCCGCAGGAAGCGGCAATCACGGTCTCACGGCAATTCTTCCAATCTGGGCCGTAAAGTCCTTCATAGAGGTTGAGGACGGGGACCGCGTCATGAAGGCCATTGCTCTGAGCCACCTGGTCACTGCCTATATAAAGGCCCATACGGGCCGCCTCTCCGCCCTGTGCGGCTGTTCGGTGGCTGCGGGGGCCGGAGCAACCGCCGGGATCACTTATCTCATGGGCGGCTCGGTGCGCCATATGGCCTCGGCCATTAAAAACCTGGTGAGCGACCTAGCCGGCGTCATATGCGACGGCGCCAAAGCGGCCTGTTCCCTGAAGCTGGCGACGGCGGCGGGTACGGCTGTGCAGTCTGCTCTCTTCTCTCTTCACGGTGTGGGAGTGCAGCCCACTGACGGCATTATCGCCCTTACTCCCGAGGGGACTATGAAGAACATTGGAACCATAAGTACGGAAGGAATGATCGAGATGGACCGCACTGTTCTGAAGATCATGCTGGAAAAGCAGTTTGACGGCTATGTGCACGGGTGA
- a CDS encoding 23S rRNA (uracil(1939)-C(5))-methyltransferase RlmD, whose translation MSRHYYLRHRAIMKKKKKKVFRELADKYRCDGTTPRCAHFGLCGGCMFQDIPYGNQLLLKKEYINNLLEGLAVIDKVSPGEPYDYRNRMDMVTAFGKVGLREPGNYKSVVDIDSCEIMQENSRDLYKKIAPLARNIEGYNYLSHKGFLRYAVIRQARFTGQVMAGLVVAQNDDRRTLDGLIEAVIDDTDSLSIITQGGLADLSFGEITETLKGGFIEEDFDGVRFRITPNSFFQSNSAVALEMYREIKKETEGRVLDLYSGVGTISLFVAGQAEHVTGIEMISESVDNAGINRELNGISNVEFICADTRPFLKEHQGAYDTLIMDPPRSGMHPKVTKAVNEMNTEKIIYMSCNPATFRDDLLILENYRLESFRAWDMFPQTPHVETLAVLKRKQ comes from the coding sequence ATGTCCCGGCACTATTATTTGAGGCATCGTGCAATAATGAAAAAGAAAAAAAAGAAAGTATTCAGAGAGCTGGCCGATAAATACCGCTGCGACGGAACCACGCCGCGCTGCGCCCATTTCGGGCTCTGCGGCGGATGCATGTTCCAGGACATCCCCTACGGGAACCAGCTCCTGCTGAAAAAAGAATACATCAACAATCTCCTCGAGGGACTGGCGGTCATAGACAAGGTGAGTCCCGGCGAACCCTACGATTATCGGAACCGCATGGACATGGTGACGGCCTTCGGGAAGGTAGGCCTGCGGGAGCCTGGCAATTACAAGTCCGTGGTGGACATTGATTCCTGCGAGATCATGCAGGAGAATTCCCGTGACCTGTATAAAAAAATAGCTCCCCTGGCACGGAACATCGAGGGATACAACTATCTCTCCCACAAAGGGTTCCTGCGTTATGCGGTGATCCGCCAGGCCCGGTTCACGGGGCAGGTTATGGCCGGCCTGGTCGTGGCCCAGAATGACGACCGCCGGACCCTCGACGGGCTCATAGAGGCCGTCATTGACGATACGGACTCCCTCTCCATCATTACCCAGGGGGGTCTCGCGGACCTGAGCTTCGGCGAGATCACGGAAACCCTGAAGGGCGGCTTCATTGAGGAAGATTTCGACGGAGTTCGGTTCCGCATAACGCCCAATTCGTTTTTCCAGTCGAATTCCGCCGTGGCCCTGGAAATGTACCGCGAGATAAAAAAGGAGACCGAAGGCCGGGTCCTGGACCTCTATTCCGGTGTGGGGACCATTTCGCTTTTTGTCGCAGGCCAGGCCGAACATGTCACGGGCATTGAAATGATAAGCGAGTCCGTTGATAACGCCGGTATAAACCGTGAGCTGAACGGCATATCCAACGTGGAATTCATCTGCGCCGACACGCGCCCCTTCCTGAAAGAGCACCAGGGCGCGTACGACACCCTCATCATGGACCCGCCGCGTTCGGGAATGCACCCGAAAGTGACAAAGGCCGTGAACGAGATGAACACGGAAAAGATTATCTACATGTCGTGCAACCCCGCCACCTTCAGGGACGACCTGCTCATCCTGGAGAATTACCGGTTAGAGTCCTTCCGGGCCTGGGACATGTTTCCCCAGACGCCCCACGTAGAGACCCTGGCGGTACTGAAGAGGAAACAATAA
- a CDS encoding DUF523 domain-containing protein, which translates to MEENSTNNAPILVSACLLGVRCKYNGDSNTNRRVLEYVKDRPFIPVCPEQLGGLPIPREPAEIRGGFVVNRKGDDVTEQFMRGAEETLRIAGLTGTRCAILKNGSPSCGSTRIYDGTFTGKRIEGAGLATRLLRENGIEVMSEEDLVP; encoded by the coding sequence ATGGAGGAAAATAGTACTAACAATGCGCCGATTCTGGTGAGCGCCTGTCTTCTGGGCGTGCGGTGCAAGTACAATGGCGACAGCAACACGAACCGCCGCGTCCTGGAATACGTGAAGGACCGGCCCTTCATCCCCGTGTGCCCTGAACAGCTGGGCGGACTTCCCATACCCCGGGAACCGGCCGAGATCAGGGGCGGCTTCGTGGTGAACCGGAAGGGTGATGACGTCACGGAACAGTTCATGCGGGGAGCGGAAGAGACCCTGCGCATCGCCGGCCTTACCGGGACCCGGTGCGCCATCCTGAAAAACGGCTCGCCTTCGTGCGGTTCAACGAGAATTTATGACGGGACATTTACGGGAAAGCGTATTGAAGGTGCGGGACTGGCAACGCGGCTCCTGCGGGAAAACGGCATTGAAGTCATGTCCGAAGAGGATCTGGTTCCCTGA
- the rsgA gene encoding ribosome small subunit-dependent GTPase A, translating to MNHEHPALSGWNSFFEDQYRKIIIENPELIPGRVIEVQRDMYRIHDGTRELNGVLTGRFYHGVDHASELPVTGDWVLFRSGGDDLAVINRVLDRKTILSRRKPGASVMEQPIAANVDIMFIVQGLDGDYNLRRLERYLLLSTGSGIRPVVLFNKYDLINSGGFDPDTVKSVTGDIPFHLVSAHDKTGFACFDDYMKPGITAVFAGSSGTGKSSIINVLLNEERQSVREVRADDSRGRHTTTGRSLFILPGGAMVIDTPGMRELEPWDAADDMDNIFADIKRLEPDCRFKDCTHSGEPGCAVTEAVSEGRLAPDRLRSWHKLLREQEYQRFRADEGADFERRRKEKKFKKECRKIMSEKNKTRDSG from the coding sequence ATGAACCACGAACACCCTGCATTATCCGGCTGGAACAGCTTTTTCGAAGATCAGTACAGGAAAATAATTATAGAGAACCCCGAACTCATCCCGGGTCGGGTCATTGAGGTTCAGAGGGATATGTACCGTATCCACGACGGAACCCGCGAGCTGAACGGAGTACTCACCGGCCGTTTCTATCATGGAGTAGACCACGCTTCCGAACTTCCGGTAACCGGTGACTGGGTACTCTTCCGCAGCGGCGGAGATGACCTGGCCGTTATAAACCGCGTGCTTGACAGAAAGACAATTCTCTCCCGCAGAAAACCGGGCGCGTCCGTTATGGAACAGCCGATAGCCGCCAACGTCGACATAATGTTCATCGTACAGGGACTTGACGGCGACTACAATCTCAGGAGACTCGAACGATATCTCCTGTTAAGCACCGGCAGCGGAATACGTCCTGTCGTGCTGTTCAACAAGTACGACCTGATCAACTCCGGCGGATTCGACCCTGACACGGTAAAATCCGTAACCGGGGATATCCCGTTTCACCTGGTCAGCGCCCATGACAAAACCGGATTTGCCTGTTTCGATGATTACATGAAGCCGGGAATAACGGCAGTCTTTGCAGGATCTTCCGGGACCGGGAAATCATCCATCATCAACGTGCTGCTAAACGAGGAGCGCCAGTCGGTCCGCGAGGTGCGCGCCGATGACTCAAGGGGCCGCCACACAACAACGGGCAGATCTCTCTTCATTCTTCCAGGCGGAGCGATGGTAATCGATACCCCGGGAATGCGCGAGCTCGAACCATGGGACGCCGCAGATGATATGGATAATATTTTCGCGGACATTAAACGACTCGAACCCGACTGCCGGTTCAAAGACTGCACCCATTCAGGCGAACCGGGCTGCGCGGTAACCGAAGCCGTATCAGAAGGCAGACTCGCTCCGGACCGGCTGCGCAGCTGGCACAAGCTGCTCCGCGAACAGGAATATCAGCGCTTCAGGGCCGACGAAGGTGCTGACTTTGAACGTCGCCGAAAAGAAAAGAAATTTAAGAAGGAATGCCGAAAAATTATGTCAGAGAAAAACAAAACCAGAGATAGCGGTTAA
- a CDS encoding thioesterase produces the protein MTKENHYRKLENMMHSAPIVKLAGARVVVSEGQAEITLPVREELFHAAGALHGSMYFLALDNAAWFAVNSLVYDVFVLTTSFTTYLIRPVSTGTVKAIGKVVNSTSTQFFAESVLYDQDGREIARGNGVFARGKVKLTPEIGYE, from the coding sequence ATGACAAAAGAAAATCATTATCGAAAACTCGAAAACATGATGCATTCCGCGCCCATAGTTAAGCTGGCCGGGGCACGTGTCGTTGTCAGCGAAGGACAGGCCGAGATTACCCTGCCGGTCAGAGAAGAGTTGTTTCACGCTGCCGGCGCGTTGCATGGATCAATGTATTTTCTGGCCCTTGACAACGCGGCATGGTTCGCCGTCAATTCTCTGGTATACGATGTTTTTGTTTTGACCACATCCTTTACCACATACCTGATCAGGCCGGTTTCAACGGGGACCGTTAAGGCCATAGGGAAAGTCGTGAATTCGACAAGCACACAATTTTTCGCTGAATCGGTTCTTTATGACCAGGACGGCCGGGAAATCGCCCGGGGCAACGGCGTATTTGCAAGAGGCAAGGTCAAATTGACACCGGAGATCGGATACGAATAA
- a CDS encoding acyl-phosphate glycerol 3-phosphate acyltransferase translates to MKVLLSLCGKGLYMLMGWRFEPLPPYFSNKHVIIGFPHTTNMDTVRAFTGFRIAKITGHIMIKKEWFRWPMSLFLRMMGGIPVDRHASQGVVGQMVQIFEEKDVFFLAIVPEGSRKDVKTIKTGFWHIAKNANVSILCWYLDNEQKITRWLGEVIPGDDKVADILKIREIYRKAGYEFPLEVDSIPVDYK, encoded by the coding sequence ATGAAAGTTTTGTTAAGTCTATGCGGAAAAGGATTATACATGCTCATGGGTTGGCGCTTTGAGCCTCTTCCTCCTTATTTTTCAAATAAACATGTGATTATAGGTTTTCCCCACACGACAAATATGGACACGGTCCGTGCTTTTACCGGGTTCAGGATTGCCAAAATAACCGGGCATATCATGATCAAGAAAGAATGGTTCAGATGGCCAATGTCCTTATTTCTGAGAATGATGGGCGGTATTCCTGTTGATAGACATGCGTCTCAGGGTGTTGTGGGGCAGATGGTGCAGATCTTTGAAGAGAAAGATGTATTTTTTCTCGCCATTGTTCCCGAGGGGTCCCGCAAAGATGTGAAGACCATTAAAACCGGCTTCTGGCATATTGCCAAAAATGCAAATGTTTCCATTCTCTGCTGGTATCTGGATAATGAGCAAAAAATTACCCGCTGGCTTGGAGAAGTGATTCCCGGTGATGATAAGGTGGCGGATATTCTCAAAATCCGTGAAATATACCGGAAGGCCGGTTATGAATTTCCTCTGGAGGTAGATTCTATTCCTGTGGATTATAAATAG